The DNA segment aattgacgtgcgacgtcacgctgcgaggtcctagattcaagcatccctatgaatcgccatctgtcattttcactgaggcgtggcatggcGACATTGCattaaacagttcactaatggtgtttttctgacttctgaacttctgaaggctgcacagagtggcaatgatttgcgactgaaggTCTgaccttttatggtgaacactggacagcattttCCCCGATTATTCCATGTTTcgtgcacaaagcatgcaatgaCTACAACAattgcttggttgcatttctttgagctgtttcgtGCACATTTtctttacatccataaatccattcacaaatttattactccaaacaatgcatgtcacaataacttttgcctttgagtatatatgTTGGccgtaaacatgttacaattacCACACAcacaggacagtctctttagtATGCAATGATATATATAGTCGTTAGAAAGACTCCCTTAGTCTGCAAGATCTAAGAGGTGTCGTGGTAAAACCATCGGACcatcggtaccggctcccacccagagcgagttttaacgactcaatgggtaggtgtaagaccactacaccctcttctctctcactatacAGCACTCGTGGACCACTGGTCCCGAGATTATTAGTTTGAACAGATTTAGAAAGACTGTAGGTCTTCTGTCTTTTTTTCGTTCTTCGTGCGCCTACACACCTATGGCTTCGGGCACGTCCCTTCGGGACTAAGCCACTGACAGGGCCATTCATATGATCCCAGACGGAAAAATAGTTTGAAGTGGACAATTtggaaaaatattaaaaataaagtaagtgggggattaaaaattaaaattatttgatgataCAATATATAAGCTATCATACTTTAAGTCTATTATTAGGGACTAGTAACTCTCCCTACGACCTAAAGCGCATAACCACTAagcttctcccccccccccccccccccgcctccccATCTCCCACCAGCCCAGCTGCACTACTCTCcacaatattaaaaagaaaaaaaataggaCGCTAAGAGAGCGTCCATTATTTATCATGCTAGGAGAGCATGAAGTTGTAGTGGAATAGGAGAACCCATGAAAAAGAAGGCTTGGAGTCGTAGGCTGGAACGAAATGTATTCCGACGATCCACTGTGAAACCGCACGCGCCCCCTGTGTAGACCGAGAAAATATTCAAGATGAAGCATTCATAAGACGCAGTGAcactttaatctataaaccCTACCACATCATACCGGGTAAAGTACACAATCTGGTATGGAGGGTACAGACCAATATCCTGCCCTGTTAAATTGAAATTTGTTCTttattaactaagaaaataattatcatatggataaataatacattcataataataaaaaacccacacattatAGTAAAACGGTCAACCCAGGGAGCAGGAGGGAACTTAGTGCCAGGTAGGTCCTCCCCTATTTACAAGCTGAACAAgctgaacaaacaaacacacaccattCTTACaacaatttatataaaaaacacacaattatctGGTGAAACTcttagaaaattatatatagagTGACACTCATCTGTATGTACACAATAcaataagaaaatatttatttcatcaaCACTAAATTAATTTAggtgattaaaatattaaaataggtTTTAAAACTAACACAAAACAAAGGTCTTCTGTATTAAATCAACAACAGACAACCAGACACACATATTGTGTATTAaaatctcatatatatatatatataaacatcaccaCTTAATACAAAACAATCTAAAATAACATCGAGTCATTGCATGTGAAGTATTGAGACACAGTGAAATAGTCGACATAGattctataaatacattaaataacatCTAAATAATTTTACTTACACATCTGTTGTTGAATTTTATCATATCTCACGGCCATAAcacaacacctctagagcaatgttatgtattaattgttggctattggatgtcaaacatttagtaattttgacatacagtcacAGAGAAACCTACACTACATGTTTCGATTAATAACAacaacggtctttgatataccagtcaagctGCAATGATTGGGTCCACAAAGGCAGTTCGATTCTATGTCCAAAGCACCTGAGACAAGCACTcattaaccctaacactaattTTATCCCATGTTTTTCTGGGGGAGAATCCCATactccctgttgactgtggttgcattcaattcgatagcgccatacccaaaaatttctttctttctggcaaaaacactgtCAGTCTGTTGTGACATGTTTATTCCTGTCGTGGACATATTTCCAGTGGGACTCAGAGGGGGTGCTCAggacagacgtgcttgaacctgatAGGTAAAGAACATGGATGTTTCTAGGGAAGGggtgcaatgtttaaaaatggcGCATCCAGTTCTCAGGGAGTGGAACGTGGATGCAATGCTTAAAATGGGTAACTACGTACCGTATTGAAACGTAGACTAACAAGTATTATCTGTTATATATGCTCATCTTCCACATATGCACTTTGAGATTCCTACAGGTGCCCACCCCCAGCACCTTCACCATTGACACACATCTGAAATTTCTGTAGGTACAGgcacgagtcaaatggttgattgttAGTTATTGAGTGACTAGACTATTGCTGAATGCATTTTCTTTTATGATACCAGTATccgtatatccaatgtgtttgtgaTCGCCATAATGTTTGTAGTACGTAGCCGAAATTAACCCTTAGTCTTGCTAACTCTCTCATAGACCCAGCCCAACAAACGTGAGGTTTCAACTTTAATCCTTGGTCTTACTAACTTCCCCATACACCCAGCCCAACAAACGTGAGATATCAACTTTAATTCTTGGTCTTGCTAACTCTCTCATAAACCCAGCCCACCAATCGTGAGAGGTCGGCCAAGGTCATGAACGTCAAGACGAcgcagatgatgatgatggacgACGTGCCCATCACCATAGACGAAGGTCTGTAGTCGGGCACGCTGTAGAAGAGCCGTCTGTGTCTCGTGAGGTTCGTCTTGTCGACAGTGAGGTAATTCCGTATCCTCTCCATCAACTCCACACTCTCCGAATCCAAGTCCTCCGCTGTGTACTGACGTCCGCACCAACACTGAAACCGGTTTTCGCCCCACGTCGCATTGGACGTCTCGATGGGGCATCTTTGTTGGGTGGCTGGTGCCACTGtcgtagttgtagttgtagtgtGTGGAGTAGTGGTTGGCGCAACTGTAAGACAAGGGAAAGGAGTGACATTGTATGCAACTGTGTGGTATGTGCGACTTGTAATGGTAGACCAAACTAAATCCACTATTAGCGcggtaatgtctgtataaaacttggaaaagaaagaaatgatttatttaacgatgcactcaacacattttatttacggttatatggcgtcagacatatggttaaggaccacacagatattaagataggaaacccgctgtcgccacttcatgggctaatcttttcgattagcagcaaggaatctttttgtatgcaccatcccacagacagtgcactacataccacggtctttgatatgccggtcgtggtgcactggctggaacgagaaatagcccactgggcctaccgacggagatcgatcacagaccgacggCGCAAAAAAATAACATCTTATAAACGTTGGTGTCATATCACTTGGTTATCTCCTTGACACTGTGGATGAGAAGTTTGgttgcagtcattatttctctTTTGGTAATAGGTTGATCCCTTATTTCTATCCATCAGTACAGCTGCagataatattatgtaaaatgTTTAGTTTGCTATAGttgcaagaaaaaaaagaaagttaatGACTTGTTATTTATAGGTGAATGATGTAAaatttgttggtttgttttgtttaacgacatcactagagcacattgatttattaatcatcagctattggatgtcaaacatttggcatttctgatatataatcttagaaaggaaacccgctacaatttccattagtagcaagggatgttttatatgtaacatcccgcagacaggatatcaaataccacagcatttgatataccagtcgtggtgcactggctggaacgagaactagcccaatgggcccaacgacggggatcgaccccaaaccggccatacaccaagcgagcgctttaccactgggctgtgtcccgcTCTTGCGGTGAGTGATGTTGTTAGAGATGTAGctattgatgtttgtttttgttttagtttttgggGGCTTTATTAAGTTGACTAGTGGATCCTTCCGGTTTGTCATGAACGTCCTTATAAACATTAATAGCGGATTGTAATTGTACAGGGTGTGTAATATTAACGGAATGTAGTTTGGGGAGTAAATATACACGATTGTTTACACCAACcaccccacacaaaaaaaacccgaagaataacaaatatatatatatatatatatatatatatatatatatatatatatatatatatatatatatatatatatatatatatatatatatatccacaaCAAAGgataaatcaacaacaaaaacaacatacagcaaacaatatatgaataaaaccaaaaaacagCAACCACCAAATACTTGACTAGAACTATGCACTGCTTAAAGCTGCCCCATGATAGCCAGACATTAGAAGGATGTGACGTACCACAGTCCATGATGACGTAATtccagtggtatgtactgttttcATCAAGGTAATTGCAGAGAGTGATCACCCTGGATCTAGAGCCGCATGCAACAGTCGTATTTTCACTGTCCATTGATTTCAATGTCTCATAGTTCTGCCAGTAAAAACACTGCTCTTGGTTTTCAAAAGGCCCCATACTGCTCGTGTTATAAACCTGGACGGTGAATACATCGAACTCGGTAGCTAAAAggaaaacacaattttaaacttCGTCTGTTTGATGCTCAACGTGGGACACTGAGTCTGTATTAGCATATTTAATGTAAACGAGGGTCGTATTCGTTTCGCCTCTCAGTCAGAGTGACACTGAAGTAAATCAGTTGCAGCTCACGTGAGATGCCATCTTGCAGAATGTGCGATTCTCGTTGTGAAGCACCAGGGTCTGGTCTGAGATGATAGAGGGTTACGATGGTAAGCCTGTTCGACTAGTTATTTAAAACACAATGAAACTGTTTTTATATACTTACGACAAGTTGGCACGTTGAACGTCTCATATCGCAGTGAAGTGTTGGTTGTAAAGCATCCAGGGTCTGGTCTGGGATGATAGAGGGCTACGACAGTATGCCTGGTTGACTAGTTAGTTAAAACACAATGAAACTGTTTTTATATACTTGCGACAAGTTGGCACGTTGAACGTCTCATATCGCAGTGAAGTGTTGGTTGTGAAGCACCAGGGTCTAGTCTGGGATGATTGAGGGCTACGACAGTATGCCTGGTTGACTAGTTAGTTAAAACACAATGAAACTGTTTTTATATACTTACGACAAGATGGCACGTTGCACGCCTCGTATCTCAGTGAAGTGTTGGTTGTGAAACACCAGGGTGTGGTCTGGGATGCGAAAGGGTTACGACAGTAAGCCCGGTCTGTTCGCCTCTCGGGAAAAGCTGCCTCCAACTTGAACGCGTGTCGGTGAGGGTTGTCCATGTACCACATTTGGCACCTTTGTCCTGATTTGGTTTTTCCAATTCTGCCTGCATACCTGTAGCCTGACTTTCCGTAGGTGCATATCTCAGCTGTTTGAATAGAAAACATCGGAATCGTCACAAATAGTGTCAATGCTTTATTTTCGTACATAATATCTATGGCACCATATAGACTTGAGGAATGTGCCTTCAACGTTTTGGAGACTATTCAGGAAAATAGGCCCCTCAAAATGGCGAGATCGACAGTTTCGTTCGCGCATCTCTCGCGGAAATCTGTTTttgtataaaccattttttgTTCGCGCATTATATTTAGGAGACCATTTACATAGTTTACGGGTTACGCAGAAACGaaatcgttttttttttgttcaaaatttattaaaagcTTGTGCCCATACTTATGAAGAAGTCTTACCGcaacgatatcgtaaaaccatcgtaggctacACCGTGTGTCGTAGTGACGGTTTTACGATAGCATACAGCTAATAGTTATAGCTAATCTGCAGGAATAGTGGTCACTAAATTAAATAACGCAAATGTCGAGGTTTTAACCAGTACAATAACTCTTAATACACGCGTGGACACTGATGTCAGTCTGTATTATTGTTGGAAATTGGTTGGAATTTCGTCATCGATCATCGCATATAATGAATGTTCCATTACACAATGggttagaccggcctcggtggcgtcgtggcaggccatcggtctacaggctggtaggtactgggttcggatcccagtcgaggcatgggatttttaatccagataccgactccaaaccctgagtgagtgctccgcaaagctcaatgggtaggtgtaaaccacttgcaccgaccagtgatccataactggttcaacaaaggccatggtttgtgctatcctgcctgtgggaagtgcaaataaaagatcccttgctgccaatcggaagagtagcccatgtagtggcgacagcgggtttcctctcaaaatctatgtggtccttaaccatatgtctgacgccatataaccgtaaataaaatgtgttgagtgcgtcgttaaataaaacacttctttctttctttcaatgggTTAGAACTATATGAACATCAGAAGGATCTGAATTATAAGAACAGTGAACGTATTGTATTCGCCGGGATGGGCTATACAATCTGCTAATTATACatgcaaaacatattatttaccAGCTctgttttgtatatgtatacacaaaaCTAAATACCACACCAACCATATTTACACGAATACCATCgtctaaactggaggaacaatgACAGTAACTGTTAACATTTTCCTCGACAATCTGTTATGGATTATTATAATCGACCATGACATCGGTAGAGCCTAACCAATCAATTTTCCATTATAATCGATAATTTGACCATCACTAGTCTTTATTCACTGAAGTGTTGCTCTAGCGTCTTCACTCGCTGAaacggggcgggacatagcccagtggtacagcgctcgctcgacgcgccgtcggtgtgggatcgatcccctcagtgggcccattgggctatttctcgttccagccagtgcaccacgattggtatatcaaaggccgtggtatgtactaccctgtctgtggggtgatgcatataaaagaccccttgctgctaatcgaaaagagtagcccatgaagtgtcgacagcgggtttcctctctcaatatctgtgtggaccgtaaccatatgtcttacgccatataaccgtaaataaaatgtgtggagtgtgtcgttaaataaaacatttctttcactCGATGAAGCAGTGGTTCCACATTCAGGCTATCAGTTactcagtgttctagctagtAATAAACAGAGGGGCGCTGCGCACTGCCCCCGTTTTGTGCCGCCCTGCTGTGTTTGACTCTGCACCGCCCCTGATTATCGCcgccctgccctaattcattgtcaaataaaaatacaaaaccttgctttcctctcaaagcgtgtacagtgttgttacgagtctgaattcccaactaaaaaacgttcgacaatacattgtttggccacAGTTGTGAAAGCCGACACCTGCAGTAACGTGGtatggtttttttcttctattgttagtcgatatgactGCAGACAAGCGGACaagtaatcctcacaccgtcacgcacataaccacacaccacctagcaaacacctaGTTGAAAGTAGGCCATCATGATAAACTTCAACAGAAAGTGAAATGCgaaattaaatttttgaaagtaatttttacctttgcaaatacccagaccaagatatatatatactgaacaaaataagaaatttccgctaactttgcttgaacataacttgatgaaaacaaaccgggggaataattgttatatatgcgtttaaagagtgttccatgatgcatcgtttggtgaaaaatcatggccatgggttgacagaaactgggagaaattttgacgaagtgtggtaggggtaaaaaaaaaaaaaaacccacttattACGTggttttcctctaaaaaaaacagtgtcagaatgaccatatgtttgacgtccaatagccgatgataagataaaaaatcaatgtgctctagtggcgtcgttaaataaaacaaactttactctttttttactTACTACAATAAGCATTTGAACACTAATCGTATTGTTTATTCggtagacggacatttggacagttatcgaagctctctaacccgagtactctcacggtaagaaagctagacggacattcggaCAGTTATCGAagctctctaacccgagtactctcacGGTAAGAAAGCTAGACAGACATTCCGACAGTTATCGAagctctctaacccgagtactctcacggtaagaaagctagacggacatttggacagttatcgaagctctctaacccgagtactctcacggtaagaaagctagacggacattcggaCAGTTATCgacgctctctaacccgagtactctcacggtaagaaagctagacggacattcggaCAGTTATCGAagctctctaacccgagtactctcacggtaagaaagctagacggacattcggaCAGTTATCgacgctctctaacccgagtactctcacggtaagaaagctagacggacattcggaCTATTATCgacgctctctaacccgagtactctcacggtaagaaagctagacggacattcggaCAGTTATCgacgctctctaacccgagtactctcacggtaagaaagctagacggacattcggaCAGTTATCgacgctctctaacccgagtactctcacggtaagaaagctagacggacattcggaCAGTTATCGAagctctctaacccgagtactctcacggtaagaaagctagacggacatttggacagttatcgaagctctctaacccgagtactct comes from the Gigantopelta aegis isolate Gae_Host chromosome 14, Gae_host_genome, whole genome shotgun sequence genome and includes:
- the LOC121388357 gene encoding hepatocyte growth factor-like, which encodes MWYMDNPHRHAFKLEAAFPERRTDRAYCRNPFASQTTPWCFTTNTSLRYEACNVPSCPTEFDVFTVQVYNTSSMGPFENQEQCFYWQNYETLKSMDSENTTVACGSRSRVITLCNYLDENSTYHWNYVIMDCVAPTTTPHTTTTTTTVAPATQQRCPIETSNATWGENRFQCWCGRQYTAEDLDSESVELMERIRNYLTVDKTNLTRHRRLFYSVPDYRPSSMVMGTSSIIIICVVLTFMTLADLSRLVGWVYERVSKTKN